A genomic stretch from Desulfotignum balticum DSM 7044 includes:
- the fusA gene encoding elongation factor G: MSEDIKTMRNVAFAGHGGAGKTTLAEAMLFKLGMTTRLGKVEEGNTVMDFQPEEIKKQQSINTSFIKYTHNKHIVTLMDTPGDQNFFSSAKTCFPVADAMVFVIDGVGGPSAMTEEAAASALEYNLPGLVIVNKLDRERSDFATCLDACNVSLKKKIIPICYPIGSEAGFKGLVNIITNKAYEYDADGKATQIDIPSDMADDMAVVKEEFIENIAELNDDLLEKYLEGEELSEEEIKTAFRKGVSDAQFYPAICTSAVKMIGIDIVLDFINTYMPSPLDRGDWIAKDSDGQDVTVSPDPDAEFCGVVFNTIVDPYAGRLSLFRVISGTLGKEGNFLNVTKDTKERYSQLLEIAGKEQKTITSAVPGSIVAVAKLKSTLTGDTLTGGKQIQIPAPAPMPPVISFAISPKSKNDEDKIHEAIRKILQEDSGLELKRDEETRQTILSGRGLVHIEVTADKILRKFNVAMDINTPKVAYRETFKKKIRVQGKHKKQSGGHGQYGDCWIVLEPLPRGTGYEFVDKIVGGVIPRNYIPAVEAGIRESSKYGILAGFPCVDFRTTLDFGSYHSVDSSEMAFKTAGSIAFKAAAKDAKPVLLEPIMKVSVKVPDANTGDIMGDLNSRRGRVLGMDSEDDKQIINALVPMSEMLRYAPDLSSMTGGRGTFTMEFAQYDEVPSDLAQKIIDQVNAEKETS; encoded by the coding sequence ATGAGCGAAGACATCAAAACCATGAGAAATGTGGCTTTTGCAGGCCATGGAGGTGCGGGCAAGACAACTCTTGCTGAGGCTATGCTTTTCAAACTGGGCATGACCACCCGGCTGGGCAAGGTGGAAGAAGGCAACACGGTCATGGATTTTCAGCCCGAAGAAATCAAAAAACAGCAGAGCATCAACACCTCTTTTATCAAATACACCCACAACAAACACATTGTTACATTGATGGATACCCCGGGTGATCAGAATTTTTTCTCATCGGCCAAAACCTGTTTTCCTGTGGCCGATGCCATGGTCTTTGTCATTGACGGTGTGGGGGGGCCTTCCGCCATGACCGAAGAGGCGGCAGCCTCAGCTCTGGAATACAATTTGCCCGGACTGGTCATTGTCAACAAACTGGATCGGGAACGATCTGATTTTGCCACCTGTCTGGATGCCTGCAACGTTTCGTTGAAAAAGAAAATCATTCCTATCTGTTATCCCATCGGCTCGGAAGCCGGATTCAAGGGACTGGTCAACATTATCACCAACAAAGCGTATGAATATGATGCCGACGGCAAAGCCACTCAGATCGATATTCCTTCGGATATGGCTGATGATATGGCTGTTGTCAAAGAAGAGTTCATAGAAAATATCGCGGAACTCAATGATGACCTTTTGGAAAAATACCTGGAAGGTGAGGAACTGTCTGAAGAAGAAATCAAAACCGCTTTCCGGAAAGGGGTTTCCGATGCCCAGTTCTATCCCGCCATTTGTACCTCAGCCGTGAAAATGATCGGCATCGACATTGTACTGGATTTCATCAATACCTATATGCCCTCTCCCCTGGACCGAGGCGACTGGATCGCCAAAGACAGTGACGGACAGGATGTTACAGTGTCTCCGGATCCGGATGCGGAATTCTGCGGAGTTGTTTTCAATACCATAGTGGATCCTTATGCCGGGCGTCTGTCCCTGTTCCGGGTTATTTCCGGCACCCTGGGCAAAGAAGGCAATTTTCTGAATGTGACCAAAGATACCAAGGAGCGGTATTCCCAGCTGCTGGAAATCGCGGGCAAAGAGCAGAAAACCATTACATCGGCGGTGCCTGGGTCCATTGTGGCAGTGGCCAAGCTGAAATCCACTTTAACCGGCGATACCCTGACCGGGGGAAAACAGATTCAGATTCCGGCCCCGGCCCCCATGCCGCCGGTCATTTCCTTTGCCATTTCTCCCAAATCCAAAAACGATGAAGACAAGATCCACGAGGCCATTCGAAAAATTCTTCAGGAAGACTCGGGTCTTGAACTCAAGCGGGATGAAGAAACCCGGCAGACCATTCTGTCCGGCAGAGGCCTGGTACACATCGAAGTGACTGCGGACAAAATTTTGCGCAAATTCAATGTGGCCATGGATATCAACACGCCCAAGGTGGCATATCGGGAAACGTTCAAGAAAAAAATCCGGGTCCAGGGAAAACACAAGAAACAATCGGGTGGTCATGGTCAGTACGGGGATTGCTGGATTGTTCTGGAGCCGCTGCCCCGGGGGACCGGTTATGAGTTTGTGGACAAAATCGTGGGCGGTGTGATTCCCAGAAATTATATCCCCGCAGTCGAAGCCGGTATCAGAGAAAGTTCCAAATACGGGATTCTGGCAGGTTTCCCCTGTGTGGATTTCCGCACCACCCTGGATTTTGGATCTTATCACTCGGTGGACTCTTCGGAAATGGCCTTTAAAACAGCCGGTTCCATTGCGTTCAAAGCAGCGGCCAAAGATGCCAAACCCGTACTGCTGGAACCGATCATGAAGGTATCGGTCAAAGTGCCGGATGCCAACACCGGTGATATCATGGGGGATCTCAACTCCCGCCGGGGCCGGGTGCTGGGCATGGATTCCGAAGATGACAAACAGATTATCAATGCACTGGTCCCCATGTCGGAAATGCTCAGATATGCCCCGGATTTGAGTTCCATGACCGGTGGCCGGGGAACGTTCACCATGGAATTCGCCCAGTATGACGAAGTACCGTCTGATCTGGCCCAGAAAATCATTGATCAGGTCAATGCAGAAAAAGAAACCAGCTGA
- a CDS encoding TlyA family RNA methyltransferase encodes MAADRKIDRIRLDQLLVDKELVGSRTRARAVIMAGKVLVNDQPCDKPGSRVDSRADIRLKIPDHPYVSRGGLKLEKALTTFSVDVTDNVCLDIGASTGGFTDCLLRFGARQVYAVDVGYGQLAWSLRSDTRVTVIERTNIRYMPWETIGRPVDLVVADTSFISLKTVIPAAEKFMGDDTRVIALIKPQFEAGKQHIGKGGVVKDLKIKEQVVADISQFFSDRGYAVQGVVPSPVPGPKGNTEFLISLIFQMH; translated from the coding sequence ATGGCAGCAGATAGAAAAATCGATCGAATCCGCCTGGACCAGCTGCTGGTGGACAAGGAGCTGGTGGGCTCCAGAACCCGGGCCAGGGCCGTGATCATGGCCGGAAAGGTTCTGGTGAATGATCAGCCGTGTGACAAACCCGGATCCCGGGTGGATTCCCGGGCTGACATCCGCTTGAAAATCCCGGATCATCCCTATGTCAGCCGGGGGGGACTGAAACTGGAAAAAGCGTTGACCACATTTTCTGTGGATGTCACAGACAACGTCTGTCTGGATATCGGGGCATCCACGGGTGGGTTCACCGACTGCCTGCTCCGGTTCGGGGCCAGGCAGGTATATGCCGTGGATGTGGGGTATGGACAACTGGCCTGGTCTTTGCGCAGTGATACCCGGGTGACTGTCATTGAACGCACCAATATCCGGTACATGCCATGGGAAACCATCGGCCGGCCGGTGGACCTGGTGGTGGCGGACACATCGTTTATCTCTTTGAAAACCGTGATCCCGGCGGCGGAGAAATTCATGGGGGATGACACCCGGGTGATTGCCCTGATCAAACCCCAGTTTGAAGCAGGAAAACAACATATCGGCAAGGGGGGTGTTGTCAAGGATTTGAAAATCAAGGAACAGGTGGTGGCGGATATCTCACAGTTCTTTTCAGACCGGGGATATGCGGTGCAGGGTGTGGTCCCCTCCCCTGTTCCGGGACCGAAAGGAAATACCGAATTTTTGATTTCCTTGATTTTCCAAATGCATTGA
- the dxs gene encoding 1-deoxy-D-xylulose-5-phosphate synthase: MALLNRIHAPEDFNRLTRDQLPDLARQIRQRIIQVVSENGGHLASSLGAVELTLAIHYVFDLPNDTLIWDVGHQAYAHKLITGRNWQFDTLRQYKGISGFSKIKENPCDGFTVGHSSTSISAGLGISCAKYLNRDDSHVISVIGDGSMTAGLAYEGMNQAGDLKRKLIVILNDNDMSISRNVGALSSYLSRTFSAKYLQTLRNQFGAFLKSLPKIGEDIYQIAKRSEESFKTFVTPGMLFEAFNFDYFGPINGHNLDHLIDILDNIKNTADSPVLLHVTTVKGKGYAPAEKNPVYFHGVGSFAVDTGKANGSAAKVPTYTQVFGDQMVKLGDTHPELVAVTAAMPEGTGLMDFCNRFPDRFFDVGIAEQHAVTFSAGLAVKGIRPVVTIYSTFLQRAYDQILHDVCIDAHPVVFALDRGGIVGEDGPTHHGLFDFAYLRSMPNMTVMAPMDENELARMLTTAVQHDGPIALRYPRGRGTGVPVAEPVKPLEIGKAKVLCDGDDLLIIAIGTGVQQALKAREILATEGIFATVINARFVKPLDQTLLLAKAAGLKRIITVEEHVLAGGFGSAVLELFMDHGLTDLHVKRIGIDDCFVEHGPQAVLKKEYRIDANAVAAAARELHGSR; encoded by the coding sequence ATGGCGCTGCTCAACAGAATTCACGCCCCTGAAGACTTCAATCGTCTGACCCGGGATCAGCTGCCGGACCTTGCCCGGCAGATCCGGCAGCGGATCATTCAGGTGGTGTCTGAAAACGGCGGCCATCTGGCATCCAGCCTGGGGGCCGTGGAACTGACCCTGGCCATTCATTATGTGTTTGATCTGCCCAATGACACCCTGATCTGGGATGTGGGGCATCAGGCCTATGCCCACAAACTGATCACCGGCAGAAATTGGCAGTTCGACACCCTGCGTCAGTACAAAGGTATTTCCGGATTTTCCAAAATCAAGGAAAATCCGTGTGACGGTTTCACCGTGGGCCATTCCTCCACATCCATTTCAGCCGGACTGGGTATCAGTTGTGCCAAATATCTGAACCGGGATGATTCCCATGTGATTTCAGTGATCGGGGACGGATCCATGACCGCCGGGCTGGCCTATGAAGGAATGAACCAGGCCGGGGATCTCAAGCGGAAACTGATCGTGATCCTCAATGACAATGACATGTCCATTTCCCGCAATGTGGGGGCACTGTCCTCTTACCTGAGCCGGACTTTTTCCGCCAAATATCTTCAGACCCTGCGCAATCAGTTCGGTGCTTTTTTAAAGTCACTGCCCAAAATCGGGGAAGATATCTATCAGATCGCGAAACGGTCCGAAGAATCCTTTAAAACATTTGTCACCCCGGGCATGCTGTTTGAGGCCTTTAATTTTGATTATTTCGGTCCCATCAACGGTCATAACCTGGATCATCTCATTGACATCCTGGACAATATCAAAAACACGGCCGATTCTCCCGTGCTGCTCCATGTGACCACGGTCAAGGGCAAAGGATATGCACCGGCGGAAAAAAATCCCGTGTATTTCCACGGGGTGGGGTCTTTTGCCGTGGACACGGGAAAAGCCAACGGATCCGCTGCCAAAGTGCCCACCTATACCCAGGTGTTCGGAGACCAGATGGTCAAGCTGGGAGACACCCATCCCGAACTGGTGGCCGTGACCGCTGCCATGCCCGAAGGCACCGGATTGATGGATTTTTGTAACCGTTTTCCGGACCGGTTTTTTGATGTGGGCATTGCCGAGCAGCATGCCGTGACCTTTTCCGCCGGCCTGGCCGTCAAGGGAATCCGGCCGGTGGTGACCATTTATTCCACCTTTCTCCAGCGGGCCTATGACCAGATACTTCATGATGTGTGCATCGATGCCCACCCCGTGGTGTTCGCCCTGGACCGGGGCGGAATTGTGGGGGAAGACGGCCCCACCCATCACGGCCTGTTTGATTTCGCCTATCTGCGGTCCATGCCCAACATGACGGTGATGGCGCCCATGGATGAGAACGAACTGGCCCGGATGCTGACAACTGCGGTGCAGCATGACGGACCCATTGCCCTGCGCTATCCCCGGGGCCGGGGGACGGGCGTTCCCGTGGCAGAACCTGTCAAGCCCCTGGAGATCGGAAAAGCCAAAGTCTTGTGTGACGGCGACGATCTGCTGATCATCGCCATCGGCACGGGTGTGCAGCAGGCCTTGAAAGCCCGGGAAATTCTGGCAACTGAAGGCATTTTTGCCACTGTGATCAATGCCCGGTTTGTCAAGCCGCTGGATCAGACATTGCTGCTGGCCAAAGCGGCCGGGCTCAAACGCATCATCACGGTGGAAGAACATGTTCTGGCCGGCGGATTCGGATCTGCGGTCCTGGAACTGTTCATGGACCACGGACTGACGGATCTGCATGTCAAGCGTATCGGTATTGATGATTGTTTTGTGGAACACGGTCCCCAGGCAGTCTTGAAAAAAGAATACCGGATTGACGCAAATGCCGTGGCAGCCGCAGCAAGGGAGCTGCATGGCAGCAGATAG
- a CDS encoding polyprenyl synthetase family protein, with translation MSDTGFDLTAFLTTHQQRVNDCLERMMACFDPEKELVQAMRHSLMAGGKRLRPVLAVASARACGKDDRLALPAACALEMIHTYSLIHDDLPAMDDDDLRRGKPTCHKKFSEPTAILAGDALLTHAFYILCHPQDLFDPVPEPEILLELGGLIASAAGVNGMVEGQMLDMQSESLAIDVGSDGGKGNKKDLLTHLIHMHELKTGQMIVASVTAGAVSVGSPQQRISDLAAYGTYLGLAFQVMDDILNVAGDPEKMGKAAGSDLQRDKLTFPTILGLEQSRIYAGQLIDQALETIDRFDDQADPLRAIARYVITRDR, from the coding sequence ATGAGTGATACCGGATTTGATCTAACCGCTTTTTTGACAACACACCAGCAGCGGGTGAATGATTGCCTGGAACGTATGATGGCATGTTTTGACCCGGAAAAGGAACTGGTTCAGGCCATGCGCCATTCTCTGATGGCCGGGGGAAAGCGGCTGCGCCCGGTACTGGCCGTGGCGTCAGCCCGGGCCTGCGGCAAAGATGACCGCCTGGCTTTGCCGGCTGCCTGTGCGCTGGAGATGATCCATACCTATTCGTTGATTCATGATGATCTGCCGGCCATGGATGATGATGACCTGAGACGGGGAAAACCGACCTGCCATAAAAAATTTTCCGAACCCACGGCCATTCTGGCCGGCGATGCCCTGCTCACCCATGCCTTTTATATCCTGTGCCATCCTCAAGACCTGTTTGATCCCGTGCCTGAACCTGAGATTCTGCTGGAACTGGGCGGGCTTATTGCTTCTGCCGCCGGGGTCAACGGCATGGTTGAAGGACAGATGCTGGACATGCAGTCCGAATCCCTGGCAATCGATGTGGGGTCAGATGGCGGCAAAGGGAATAAAAAAGATCTGTTGACCCATCTTATACACATGCATGAATTGAAAACCGGGCAGATGATTGTGGCCAGTGTGACAGCCGGAGCCGTCAGCGTTGGATCGCCGCAGCAACGGATATCGGATCTGGCCGCTTACGGCACTTACCTGGGCCTGGCATTCCAGGTCATGGATGACATTTTGAACGTGGCAGGGGACCCTGAAAAAATGGGGAAAGCAGCCGGATCTGATCTGCAAAGAGACAAGTTGACTTTTCCGACCATCCTGGGACTGGAACAATCCAGGATTTATGCCGGACAATTGATTGATCAGGCCCTTGAGACCATTGACCGGTTTGACGACCAGGCCGACCCGCTTCGGGCCATCGCCCGGTATGTGATCACCCGGGATCGTTGA
- the xseB gene encoding exodeoxyribonuclease VII small subunit produces the protein MAKTTFETALKQLESIVKEMESGDLALEQALKKYETGIEKVRYCMDILDSTEKKITQLTRDLDGSIKETPFDHE, from the coding sequence ATGGCAAAGACCACATTTGAAACCGCATTAAAACAGTTGGAATCTATTGTAAAGGAAATGGAATCCGGTGATCTGGCTTTGGAACAGGCATTGAAAAAATATGAAACAGGCATTGAAAAGGTCCGGTACTGCATGGATATTCTTGACAGTACAGAGAAAAAAATTACCCAGCTGACCCGGGATCTGGATGGTTCCATCAAGGAAACACCCTTTGACCATGAGTGA
- the xseA gene encoding exodeoxyribonuclease VII large subunit has protein sequence MPDHETTHIYSVSHLTREIKTLLEEQFPFVWITGEISNCATPASGHSYFSLKDDQAMISGVMFKNQKRNLKFALESGLKIMGLARVSVYEPRGTYQLIFEHMEPEGAGSLQKAFEQLKNKLGDEGLFDAVHKQPIPLLPRKISIITSGTGAAVRDIIHVSERRFPECRLEILPVPVQGESAIEQIVCAIELVNQRQLSDVIILARGGGSLEDLAAFNSEAVARAIFTSKIPIVTGIGHETDFTIADFVADVRAPTPSAAAELTVPEKKYLKQQIDDMHLDLLSIMTRMMTFYHQKVDDLHGRLKSPVQIMNMFKQTMVSLCLRMQQALQRRIFHDKDKLVWMVQALKGTIPDIRFSRKQMLDRHHQLFRAMEHCVIQKNNRIQHTAATLAALNPASVLNRGYSIARTLPDKKVILDAGKVNVQDPIEIILAQGRVLTRVEKTIHGKDHI, from the coding sequence ATGCCGGACCATGAAACCACACATATATACTCGGTGTCACACTTGACCCGGGAAATAAAAACCTTGCTGGAGGAACAGTTCCCGTTTGTCTGGATCACCGGAGAAATATCCAACTGTGCCACACCGGCTTCCGGGCATTCCTATTTTTCTTTGAAAGATGATCAGGCAATGATCTCCGGGGTGATGTTTAAAAATCAGAAACGCAATTTGAAATTCGCGCTGGAAAGCGGACTGAAAATCATGGGCCTGGCCCGGGTATCCGTGTATGAGCCCCGGGGCACCTATCAATTGATCTTTGAACACATGGAACCCGAAGGTGCCGGATCCCTGCAAAAAGCCTTTGAGCAGCTGAAAAATAAACTGGGAGATGAAGGACTGTTTGATGCGGTCCATAAACAGCCGATTCCGCTGCTTCCCCGAAAAATATCCATTATTACCTCAGGCACGGGTGCGGCCGTAAGGGACATTATTCATGTGTCTGAGCGCCGGTTTCCGGAATGTCGACTTGAAATCCTCCCGGTTCCGGTTCAGGGTGAGTCGGCAATTGAACAGATTGTATGTGCAATTGAACTGGTCAATCAGCGGCAGCTGTCTGATGTGATCATTCTGGCCAGAGGGGGGGGATCTCTGGAAGATCTGGCGGCATTTAATTCCGAAGCCGTTGCCAGAGCCATTTTTACATCAAAAATTCCCATTGTTACCGGCATCGGTCATGAAACCGATTTTACCATTGCCGACTTTGTGGCGGATGTGAGGGCCCCTACCCCGTCCGCCGCCGCTGAACTGACAGTGCCTGAAAAAAAATATCTGAAACAGCAGATTGATGACATGCATTTGGACCTTTTATCCATCATGACCCGGATGATGACCTTTTATCATCAAAAAGTGGATGATCTGCACGGTCGGTTGAAAAGTCCGGTTCAGATCATGAATATGTTCAAACAAACCATGGTGTCTCTTTGCCTGCGGATGCAGCAGGCCCTGCAGCGCCGAATATTTCATGACAAAGACAAACTGGTCTGGATGGTTCAGGCATTGAAGGGAACGATTCCTGACATCCGGTTTTCCAGAAAACAGATGCTGGACCGGCATCATCAGCTGTTTCGAGCGATGGAACATTGCGTGATCCAGAAAAACAACCGGATCCAGCACACGGCCGCAACCCTGGCCGCCTTGAATCCGGCATCGGTGTTGAACCGGGGGTACAGCATTGCGCGAACCCTGCCGGATAAAAAAGTGATCCTGGATGCCGGGAAGGTGAATGTTCAGGATCCCATTGAAATAATTTTAGCCCAAGGACGTGTTTTGACACGTGTGGAGAAGACAATTCATGGCAAAGACCACATTTGA
- a CDS encoding Bax inhibitor-1/YccA family protein, translating into MNSTFAQTTSMVKVNTFIRSVYNWMTIGLVLTGFTSFFVSRSPVLLQAFYGNPVMPIVLFIGLIILCGFLSARIQKIQASTATGLYVALTVAYGVVLTPIFLIYTSASIVSTFFICAATFGAASVYGMVTKKDLTGMAQFLMMGLIGIIIAMVVNIFIGSTMMQTIISMIAVVIFTGLTAYDTQKLKNMAVTLPDNASGAMVRKGAIMGALSLYLDFMGLFIHLMHLLGVARE; encoded by the coding sequence ATGAATTCAACATTTGCACAAACCACTTCCATGGTAAAGGTGAACACCTTTATCCGGAGCGTTTACAACTGGATGACCATCGGACTGGTTTTAACCGGGTTCACGTCCTTTTTCGTCTCCCGCAGTCCTGTGCTGCTTCAGGCGTTTTACGGGAACCCGGTGATGCCCATTGTCCTGTTTATCGGACTCATTATTTTATGCGGGTTTCTGTCCGCACGGATTCAAAAAATTCAGGCCAGTACGGCCACGGGTCTGTATGTGGCATTGACTGTGGCCTATGGGGTCGTACTCACCCCGATTTTTCTAATTTATACGTCAGCATCCATTGTATCCACCTTTTTCATCTGTGCGGCCACCTTTGGTGCGGCCAGTGTCTACGGCATGGTGACCAAAAAAGATCTCACCGGCATGGCCCAGTTTCTGATGATGGGACTGATCGGCATTATCATTGCCATGGTCGTGAACATTTTCATCGGCTCCACCATGATGCAGACCATTATTTCCATGATTGCCGTGGTGATTTTTACCGGCCTGACCGCTTATGACACCCAGAAACTGAAAAACATGGCGGTCACCCTTCCGGACAACGCTTCGGGTGCCATGGTCCGCAAAGGCGCAATCATGGGTGCGTTGAGCCTGTATCTGGATTTCATGGGCTTGTTCATCCACCTGATGCATCTTTTGGGTGTTGCCAGAGAATAA
- the glmM gene encoding phosphoglucosamine mutase, whose amino-acid sequence MTRLFGTDGIRGRVNTPPMTCETALKTGRAVALMARDLGQHQVVIGKDTRISGDMLASALAAGVASAGVTACLAGVIPTPGVAFLAASMAHVGAGVMISASHNPFYDNGIKIFQKGGIKLTDDQETVLEAAIHDPEGSSEDTVGKILHLSDSLERYARFLLDRFPFKKLCPRIRVVVDASNGAASDICHQVFNDALFDAVFIHDEPDGFNINKDCGSQHVQDLQKLVTTRKADIGIAFDGDADRMIAVDETGGIITGDRILAICAGHAKKKNQLPNNRVVSTVMSNIGLTRALNAMGITHIRTGVGDRQVLAQMQETGAVMGGEDSGHMIFLDDHTTGDGLLSALRLITVMAETGRPLSDLASVMQVFPQVLKNVKVDASRPDFMQIPGISEVIEAVSSRLGENGRVLVRYSGTQPLLRVMVEGPDKALTLAGCDQICQAIHAHI is encoded by the coding sequence ATGACACGATTGTTTGGCACAGACGGCATCCGGGGTCGGGTCAACACCCCGCCCATGACCTGTGAAACCGCACTTAAAACCGGCCGGGCCGTGGCCCTGATGGCCCGGGATCTGGGACAACACCAGGTGGTGATCGGCAAAGACACCCGGATTTCCGGAGACATGCTGGCATCCGCGTTGGCTGCCGGTGTGGCATCCGCCGGTGTCACCGCATGCCTGGCCGGTGTGATTCCCACGCCCGGGGTGGCATTTCTGGCTGCTTCCATGGCACATGTCGGGGCCGGAGTGATGATTTCCGCTTCCCACAACCCGTTTTATGACAACGGTATAAAAATTTTTCAAAAAGGCGGCATCAAGCTGACCGATGACCAGGAAACGGTTCTGGAAGCAGCGATTCATGATCCTGAAGGGTCTTCAGAAGATACTGTCGGAAAAATTTTACATCTATCAGACAGTCTGGAAAGATATGCCCGGTTTCTGCTGGACCGGTTTCCCTTTAAAAAACTGTGTCCCCGCATCCGGGTTGTGGTGGATGCTTCCAACGGGGCCGCCAGTGATATCTGTCATCAGGTGTTCAATGATGCGTTGTTTGATGCCGTGTTTATCCATGATGAACCGGACGGGTTCAATATCAACAAAGATTGCGGATCCCAGCATGTTCAGGACCTTCAAAAACTAGTGACGACCCGGAAAGCGGATATCGGGATCGCTTTTGACGGGGACGCGGACCGGATGATCGCCGTGGATGAAACTGGCGGTATCATCACGGGGGACCGGATTCTGGCCATTTGTGCCGGACATGCCAAAAAAAAGAATCAGCTGCCAAACAACCGGGTGGTCAGCACGGTGATGAGCAATATCGGTCTGACCCGGGCCCTGAATGCGATGGGTATCACCCATATCCGGACCGGGGTAGGGGACCGTCAGGTCCTGGCTCAAATGCAGGAGACCGGCGCGGTGATGGGCGGGGAAGATTCCGGGCACATGATTTTTCTGGATGATCATACCACAGGAGACGGTCTGTTGTCAGCGCTGCGGTTGATAACGGTCATGGCGGAAACCGGCCGACCGTTGTCGGATCTGGCATCTGTGATGCAGGTGTTTCCCCAGGTATTGAAAAATGTAAAAGTGGATGCGTCCCGACCCGATTTTATGCAGATCCCCGGGATTTCCGAAGTTATTGAAGCCGTATCGTCCCGCCTAGGAGAAAACGGGCGGGTTCTGGTGCGGTACTCCGGCACCCAGCCGTTGCTGCGGGTCATGGTGGAGGGCCCGGACAAAGCGTTAACCCTGGCCGGATGCGACCAAATCTGCCAGGCCATTCACGCACATATCTAA
- a CDS encoding protein GlmU, which produces MKSNHEPIKEKLRAKGVVMPNPESVYVADDVDIDRISGNDITVFPGCRITGSRTLILPGTRIGYEAPVTLENCLVGKNVRLNGGFFQEAVFLGDNVFGSNAHVRTGTILEEQACAAHTVGLKQTLLFPFVTLGSLINFCDCFMAGGTSRKNHSEVGSSFVHFNYTPNQDKATPSMMGNVHQGVMLDQPPVFLGGQGGLVGPVRIGFGCLTGAGSIVRKDEERPNWMILAGNTRSVSLPRRSGVHPGAVRIFNHNIKYLAGLAALHAWYVHVRPVFARDPLSRELISGLQKTLVQSMGERIRQLEKFCDTLKTSHPHDRILATMETVGQYIDQVLDSPKLSASGETLVSWLNNQITQHDTDYITAIQSLPREIKTQGSHWLLNIETTLLDLLTV; this is translated from the coding sequence ATGAAATCGAATCATGAACCCATCAAGGAAAAACTGCGGGCCAAAGGGGTGGTCATGCCCAATCCGGAATCCGTTTATGTGGCCGATGATGTGGACATAGACCGGATTTCCGGCAATGACATTACCGTGTTTCCCGGATGCCGGATTACCGGTTCCCGGACATTGATTCTGCCCGGGACCCGCATCGGGTATGAAGCACCCGTGACCCTGGAAAACTGTCTGGTGGGAAAAAATGTCCGGCTCAACGGCGGATTTTTCCAGGAGGCCGTGTTTTTAGGGGATAATGTATTTGGATCCAATGCCCATGTGAGAACCGGCACCATTCTGGAGGAACAGGCATGTGCGGCCCATACTGTGGGGCTCAAACAGACCCTGTTGTTTCCGTTTGTCACTTTGGGCAGTTTGATCAATTTCTGTGACTGTTTCATGGCCGGCGGCACCAGCCGGAAAAATCACTCTGAAGTGGGATCTTCGTTTGTTCATTTCAATTACACACCCAACCAGGACAAAGCCACCCCGTCCATGATGGGCAATGTGCACCAGGGCGTGATGCTGGATCAGCCGCCTGTTTTTCTGGGCGGGCAGGGGGGACTGGTGGGGCCGGTGCGGATCGGATTCGGGTGCCTGACCGGGGCCGGATCCATTGTCAGAAAGGATGAGGAACGACCCAATTGGATGATTTTGGCCGGAAACACCCGGTCCGTGTCTTTGCCCAGACGGTCCGGTGTGCATCCCGGTGCGGTCCGGATCTTTAATCACAACATCAAATATCTGGCCGGTCTGGCCGCGCTCCATGCCTGGTATGTCCATGTGCGTCCCGTATTTGCCCGTGATCCCCTGTCCAGGGAACTGATATCAGGACTTCAAAAAACACTGGTTCAAAGTATGGGCGAACGGATTCGTCAGCTGGAAAAATTCTGTGATACATTAAAGACGTCCCACCCCCATGACCGGATTCTGGCAACCATGGAAACGGTGGGCCAATATATAGATCAGGTCCTGGATTCGCCAAAACTGTCTGCTTCCGGAGAAACCCTGGTGTCATGGCTGAATAACCAAATCACCCAACATGACACCGATTATATTACAGCGATTCAGAGTCTGCCCCGGGAAATCAAAACACAGGGGTCCCACTGGCTTTTGAACATAGAAACAACCTTGCTGGATCTTTTGACGGTCTGA